The Flavobacterium psychrophilum genome includes a region encoding these proteins:
- a CDS encoding chromosome segregation protein yields MLEEKNDNLHQADGEQVNEVNGTLHTDYSPENDTIENGDAPLVHETEGQLPFAPKEILESAKVADEPIDDAIAPVVVADETKADEVAAETAEVPAEEKKRSAVESIEDSNAEEGEDDSLSDRHDIPMQNYEELSMEELTTELEKFAAVEKVMSVKDHVEEIRKEFYSKYNHFIEEKKDEFSHENNGDTTDFEYHFPLKAKFDALYNQYRDKKNTHFKKVQTDLKGNLENRVAIIEELKSLVDGEENIKDALKHVSELRERWKNAGPIPRDKYNHVWNNFHFHIERFYDHLHLDREARDMDFKHNLEQKQKIVARVEELVQEPDVNKAFRELQALHKIWKEEIGPVSRDHREEIWNRFSELTKQLHDKREALVAKSKELEEDNLSRKKEIIAQIDAISEEKITAHNAWQGQIDRIEALREQFFKAGKVPAEVNEETWAAFKASVRNFNTVKNSFYKDIKKDQQDNLNRKQALVEKARSLQDSEDFAGTTQIMKQIQEEWKTIGHVPRKYSDSVWKDFKAACNHFFDRLHAQRNEANKDELEAFEKKKEYLENLKEFELTGDHKTDLDAIKKHIENWKGLGRVPQARRHIEGKFNKILDALFDKLSLSKKETDMVRFNNRLEQLAEGDDSRRLENEQLFIMRKIDEVQGEIFQLENNIQFISNAKGDNPFVKEVQKSIERHKEELKTWKDKLKQIRTLKQQQQQGE; encoded by the coding sequence ATGTTAGAAGAAAAGAATGATAACCTGCACCAAGCAGATGGAGAGCAAGTAAACGAAGTGAACGGTACCTTACATACCGATTATTCACCTGAAAACGACACAATTGAAAATGGCGATGCACCACTTGTGCACGAAACAGAAGGCCAGTTACCTTTTGCACCTAAAGAAATACTGGAATCGGCCAAAGTAGCTGACGAGCCTATAGATGACGCCATTGCACCTGTTGTAGTTGCCGATGAAACAAAGGCTGACGAAGTTGCCGCTGAAACCGCTGAAGTTCCTGCTGAGGAGAAGAAAAGATCGGCTGTTGAATCTATTGAAGACAGCAATGCAGAAGAAGGTGAAGACGACTCATTATCAGATAGGCACGATATACCGATGCAAAACTACGAAGAGCTTTCCATGGAAGAGCTTACTACAGAACTTGAAAAATTTGCAGCTGTAGAAAAAGTAATGTCGGTTAAAGACCATGTTGAAGAAATAAGAAAAGAATTTTATTCTAAATACAATCACTTTATAGAGGAGAAAAAAGACGAGTTTAGCCATGAAAACAATGGCGACACTACTGATTTTGAATACCACTTCCCGCTTAAAGCTAAATTTGATGCTCTTTACAACCAGTACAGGGACAAGAAAAATACGCACTTTAAAAAGGTACAGACAGATCTTAAGGGTAACCTTGAAAACAGGGTTGCAATTATAGAGGAGTTGAAAAGCCTTGTTGATGGCGAAGAAAATATTAAAGATGCCCTTAAGCATGTTAGCGAGCTTCGTGAGCGCTGGAAAAATGCGGGTCCTATTCCGCGTGATAAATACAATCACGTATGGAATAATTTCCATTTCCATATAGAGCGTTTTTACGATCACCTGCACCTAGACAGGGAAGCAAGGGATATGGACTTTAAACATAACCTTGAGCAAAAACAAAAAATCGTTGCGCGTGTTGAAGAACTTGTTCAGGAACCGGATGTAAACAAAGCTTTCCGTGAATTACAGGCGCTTCATAAAATCTGGAAAGAAGAAATAGGACCTGTATCACGCGATCACCGTGAAGAAATATGGAACCGCTTTAGCGAACTTACCAAACAACTTCATGATAAACGCGAGGCACTTGTTGCAAAAAGCAAAGAACTTGAAGAAGATAACCTTTCAAGAAAAAAAGAGATTATTGCTCAGATAGATGCAATTTCAGAAGAGAAAATTACTGCTCATAACGCATGGCAGGGACAAATAGACCGTATTGAAGCTTTAAGGGAGCAATTTTTTAAAGCTGGGAAAGTTCCGGCAGAAGTTAATGAAGAAACCTGGGCTGCGTTTAAAGCTTCGGTAAGGAACTTTAATACTGTTAAGAACTCTTTCTACAAAGACATTAAAAAAGACCAGCAGGATAACCTTAACAGGAAACAGGCATTGGTAGAAAAAGCAAGGTCGCTACAGGATAGCGAAGATTTTGCAGGCACTACACAGATCATGAAGCAAATTCAGGAGGAATGGAAAACCATTGGCCATGTACCAAGGAAATATTCTGACAGTGTTTGGAAAGATTTTAAAGCTGCATGTAATCATTTCTTTGACAGGCTGCATGCGCAGCGTAATGAAGCAAACAAAGATGAGCTAGAAGCTTTTGAAAAGAAAAAAGAATACCTTGAAAACCTTAAGGAATTTGAACTTACAGGCGATCATAAAACCGACCTTGATGCTATTAAAAAACACATAGAGAACTGGAAAGGCCTGGGCCGTGTTCCGCAGGCAAGAAGGCATATTGAGGGTAAATTCAACAAAATACTGGATGCCCTTTTTGACAAACTAAGTCTTTCCAAGAAAGAAACCGATATGGTTAGGTTTAACAACCGCTTAGAGCAACTTGCAGAAGGTGACGATAGCAGAAGACTTGAAAATGAGCAATTGTTCATTATGCGTAAAATTGATGAAGTTCAGGGTGAGATATTCCAGCTTGAAAACAACATACAATTTATCTCTAATGCAAAAGGTGACAACCCTTTTGTAAAAGAGGTTCAGAAAAGCATTGAGCGTCATAAGGAAGAACTTAAAACCTGGAAAGACAAGCTTAAACAGATTAGAACACTTAAGCAACAGCAGCAACAGGGAGAATAA